In Cheilinus undulatus linkage group 14, ASM1832078v1, whole genome shotgun sequence, a genomic segment contains:
- the ripply2 gene encoding protein ripply2, with the protein METFNANSGLPNVLNGNNVPQQTGSLWRPWSGNADRSGAHEAHINGGAAAAVHPKTSKFVHPVRLYWPKSRCFDYLYQDAEMLLRNYPVQATICVYEDSSSDEDSDEEEEEMEKELN; encoded by the exons ATGGAGACTTTTAACGCAAACAGCGGATTACCTAATGTTCTGAATGGAAACAATGTCCCACAGCAGACTGGGAGTTTGTGGAGACCGTGGAGTGGGAACGCAGACAGAAGTGGCGCACATGAG GCCCACATTAATGGAGGCGCAGCTGCTGCAGTACACCCCAAAACGTCCAAGTTTGTCCACCCAGTGAG GTTATACTGGCCCAAATCCAGATGTTTCGACTATCTGTACCAGGACGCAGAGATGCTCCTGCGTAACTATCCGGTCCAGGCGACCATCTGTGTGTACGAAGACTCCAGCAGTGATGAAGACAgcgatgaagaggaggaggagatggagaaggaGCTGAATTAA